In the Salvia miltiorrhiza cultivar Shanhuang (shh) chromosome 8, IMPLAD_Smil_shh, whole genome shotgun sequence genome, CAGTACTTCTATATACTatgttttgaaattaattaCCTGCTATATGTTGATTAAATGTCCTGCAAACAAACATCAGCTTTTAAGCTTGATGcatttatttatgaataatCTTCTACAGGTGTCAAAACCTATCAAAAAGGTCGAAGATTCCAAACAAGAGCCGAAAGAGGCTGGAAAGTCAGAGACTGTTTCTAAAGGAAAGAAGATTGCTGATACTGTAAGCATTAGCCCTTCGTCTGTGCTTTGGCAATTTAAATGTGAATATATAAGTGAAGCAACTCCCGTCGTGATGATATGGGTGCAAGTTCTAGAGCTACTCATCTTGGTGTAaagtaagataaaaaaaattagacttTGCTGCTGAATGTTGCCTTTCCAAAAAAGGCATTTATTTTACATCTTATGTTCAACTTCTGAAAAGCATTTTGCTTGAGATTCTTACTTGGACTCTTTTGGAATTTGATCTTATATAATGTACCATCAATGCACTGCACATTGAATATTGCTCCTTTATTTCTtctaaaaacaaaagaaaaagattgAAGAGAGTCAGACTAGCGAAGCAAAGAAGAAGCTTCCCGAAAAAGTTGTGGAAAAGAAAGACGAAGAACTTAGCGTCAGTTTACTGAAAATCCAGATTGGCCACATTCGTAAAGCATGGAAACATCCATCAGCTGACAGGTAAGACTCTGCGTGTCTCACAAATTAAGGATGCCTCTAGCTACTTTGAGAGTTGTTCCGTGCATGTCGGATGGATTTATTGGCTGCATCCAGTCTGTCCAAAGCATGAAAAATAGGATCATTGTTTTAATAGACCTTAAGTCGGTTTTGATCTTTACAGTTTCTAAGTTTGTTTGTAAATTCATTTGGCAATACTTAGTCCCTTGTTCctcctctcatttttttttccttatggAATATATTTGGCTTAAAAAGGAATTTGGTTTTATCCTCTGGGTTTTGAGGTCCCAGCTAAACTGCTCTCTGTAATTTTTGTATGTAATGCAGTTTGTTGGTTGAGGAGATAGATGTTGGAGAAGCAAAATGCCGTCAAGTGGTTAGTGGCCTAGCAAAGTTCTGCACTCCTGAAGAATTAACGGTAGGAAACTTTAAATAGCATTGGTCCATTGAAATGTAAAGTAAGTTGCTCTTTTTTGTGTAGTGTAGTTTTTCACTCAACTGTTTGCTGCATTGCTTTGTCCAGAATCGTCGGGTGGTTCTTATAACAAATGTAAAACCGGGGAAATTACGAGATGTGATGTCTGAGGGACTGGTATACTTCTCTACTATGTTTTTGCTCTTCACATTTTTCTATGCCCTTGtctttgtttttgtttcttACTCTATACCATTTGGGTAATGTCATTGGTGCCATTGTCGCACGCAATGGTCGTATCTGTGTCTGATATGTCTCCAATTCGCTGTGAGTTATAGTTAGCTTATACTTTATGCATGTGGTCTTTTGTAGTATATCAATGATTCATGATTGTGTTATAAGTTGATTTCAGCATGTTGGGCATCCTCGCCTGCAATTTGTCATGTCTGATAGTGTTTAACCCGCAGGTCTTATGTGCTTCAAGTAGTGATCATACAGTTGTAGAGCCTCTTATTGCTCCAGATGGTGCTAAAGTTGGGGAATGTGTTACATTTTCTGGGTAATGTCTATCACAATGAGCGCTGATTATCTTACAATTTCTGGCTTAAATGTTCATAAAAATTCTGTTTGTGGCCTTCAGAACCTTCTCTTTTCTTGCCAGTTATATGAAAATTGCCTCCATtgcctatttatttatttgcattTTTGTTTGTAATGTATTACTATTTCCTGAAAATTGTTTGTCCTTGTACCCAGAATTGACGGCAAGCCAGAAGAGGTGTTGAACCCCAAAAAGAAGCAGTTAGATAAGATAACTCCGGTACGTAATCCCCATTGATTTTATTATAGTGTATGCTTTCACAACAATATTGATGGAATCAATTAAAATGTTAAGATTCTGCCACCTAAGTATCATATTATAGTTTGTTCTTGTACTAGAAATACAAATACTATGAACTGTTTCACCGGTTGGTAAACTTCCTATAATGTTCTTGTGGGTGCAGAATCTTTTCACAGATGAAAAGGGTATTGCGAAGTTCAAAGGCATCCCATTCATGACTTCTTCTGGACCGTGCTCGTCCTCCATTCCCAACGGAAGCATCAAATAGAGAGGAGTTCCCTTATCCTGTTCTCCAAAGTTCATACACAGCATTGTTAGTGTTGTAAACAGAGTTCTTAACCCAATGTTAACTGAGAGGCTGCGAAAGCCACTTATTCCCGATGTATAAACAAAGTCCTATTCTGCAGGGCTCATTTGATGCTGTGAGGTAATATGAAGGAACTTGTTCAAATTTTTTATGTGCCAAAAGTTAATATCGTCTATTTTGTTTTCTAATTCTCTTCCATTAGGAGTGATGATTTTACTAACCCTTTAAGGAGGTGTTTTACGTTAGGTGATAAATGTAGGATTAATTATTTCAAAGATTATATGGAAACAAGTTCAAAATGCCTCAGTCCATAAAGAAAATGGTGGATTGACCCAAAATAAACACCCATCTTGTGTATGGCTAAATGTTTTCTTATTGATGATCTGCGTTGATGATATTGATCATGGTCTTGATTTGGAGCCAATTGTCTTCATTGTTGAATACTATCATTTATAAATAGAAATctgtgttatttaaatatttctTGGGACCATATTCCGAGTAGGTTTTTGGATTccatatcattaaaaattgTTGCTCATAAGAGTGTTAATTACAATAGGAGCCCACGACTTGTAACTAATTCAATTTAGGGACTTTCAGTTTCTGCATTCCTACGCACAAAGTGCATCGATTGGAATTGGAATAAAGtcatttatttaatactattattatTGCCACCTTGAAGTGCATTGGTTGGAATGAAGTCATTTGTttaacattattattattaccgCCTAAGAAAATAGTAGTTTAATATCAGTTTAAATTTGTCAAAATTGAACGTCTTACATAGACAATCAAGATATTGTCAATCAGAAAATTATAGCCATATGCATAATTAGTAAGACTTACCATGTGATACAAATATCTATCTTAGGTGGGATCTATAGCTCCATACTTCACAGTGTAAACAACAAAAGAATGTTAATTGGCTGAAAATACTGAGTCGGACTCTCAAatgaacaataaaaataaatataaattatatttataatattcgtAAATTTAGAGTAAAAGTATCATAAGATTAAAGTTTCAACTATTAATTTAAGAATATTCCTAACAAACTTGAAGATTATATTTCAGGTAAGTTTTCAGTGAAGAACTGCATCTCGCCAAAATTGTCTTCTACGACTTCATCTACTGATTAGAACTGTAGGAATTTTTAAAgggttttagttttttttttttttttaaacttctCTGTCTCTTTTTGCACTTGAACGTTACGATTACATACTCAATCTAAATAAAATTTGTGAATATAAGTTAGTAAGCGAAGATATAAATGTGCTTCTGCTTGATCACTAATTCGGTCTCATTAACTTCACCTAAAACGAGGAAACTTAGCAGCTAAGTTGATCAACTTTCACTCTTTTAACATCATTTGAAATTcttacaaaaaacaaaaacatcatttGCGGAAAATCAAAAGAGGAGAAATTATCAAAAGCTAATAATTCCCAATTATAATTGGTATTGGTAGGTACAAATACAATGAAGATGCCAGCTGTCACATAATCACAAGAAAGAAAAAGGCAACAAAATATGATAACATACCAAATATTGTAACATCATCATCAATCCTTAATATCGAATAgaataaaatcattaaaaatggtggcggtggtggtggtgggggtggtggtggtggtcatCGAAACCGAAGCACTGCAATAAAGGATAGCAGGCGACAAACACGCACCGTCCGATCATTCCGAACAGCGACGCAACAACCAAGCAAGGGCAGCAACAACAAGCCACAATAGGGTTATCGTCTCCGTGGTGGCCGTGgccgtggtggtggtggtggcgcccCATTTCTGCTTCAAATCGATCTAATCATAAAACATTAACACCAATTAACTCAAATTCTTATTCTTTGAAACACAGAGTAAAAAAGTTATACGAACTTACATAGATTTATCCAAGTAGAGACCTTTTTCTTGTGAAATTGTCTTGAGATCTGAATGAAGTGAAAACTCTTTGATAGAATTTTGCGTGGGCTGAGGAAGAACTTTCTGCCAGCAAGGATTCCCAAAAAAGTAGTGaaaatgaagttgaaaatcaaagtATAGAAATTTTGAGGCGTGTGAGTTGCGCGTCGTGGGCTTCATACAAGTCGTGGGCTTCACACAAGTTTAATGAATAATTAATACTCCTTTCATcgcaatatttatattttaatttatattttggaTTATTCCTTTActattcattcatttttataaaaaatactcgCTCCATCCATTTAAAGaagctttaattttttttattcgctcataaaaatatatcataACATATCTTTTGAAATAATTCTACTAATTATtagtatcttttttttttcgtcGGGTTATTTTCCATtcactaaataaataattaactttttttataAATACACGCCGACCTTCTTTAGGATTTCTTTTCGTAGATATAGAGAGTGATAATTAACTCATCAAAAAATGTAGGTTCTATAACTTCTAATCAATTTACGatttctccttaattttcgtgtccaaaAATTTTGAGACAAAAATAATGGGATGGAGTGAGTAACTATCATGAGTCCATTTAGGTCAATAAATTTATTAGgggaaaaatatatttttaatatatatatatgtatatgtatatatatatattattgatattCGCATAATAATATGTTAGagttaattgtatataaattattgaattatcaaaaaaatcaattagcacatcaatttaaaatatgtgttaaaattacttaactattaatttttttctcattttgttaTCCGAACCATTTTTCAGCTAAACTTAGTGTTGATTTTGCATATTGTTATATCGCCTATTTTGCTATTTTTGTAAATTTACGTCGTTTTAATAATCGACTGATTTGGACATGTAGGATTTCAAACGAGCTCTAAGTTTAGCCAGAAAATGGCCGAAAGAGCaatatgataaaaatattaatagctGAGTAATTTTactacaaaatttaaaattgctTTGCAAAATGTGAATTTTTGAAAGTTTCGTAATTTATACATAATTaatcatatattttaatttatatgtaattaatcCTCAAGATAACTTGATCCAGTAGCTTGATTTTTAAAGATGAATTTGAAAAAGCATTCGACTAAGTCTTATTAATGGATTATCTTTGATAAAATGGTGGAAGGAATGAGATTCTACTCGAAATAGAGATTGTGGATGAAAGCATGTCTATCGTTTACAACTATGTCGATTCTGGTGAATGGTAGCCCATCAGGTAAATTCCTTCTCCAACGAGTTCTTAGACAAGGAGACATTTCTCTGTTTCTATTTATTATTGCGGCAGAAGGTGTTAACTGTTTAATGCAATAGGCTATCACCTTAAATCTCTTTGAGGGTGCTGCCATAGGAAAAGAAAAAGTGGTTGTGAGTCACTTATTATTCGCAAATGACACAATGATCATTGGTAAGGCCAATCTCAACAATGTGAAAGCCATCAAGGGTATTCCCAGGTTGTTCGAAATCTCCTCGGAGCTTAGAGTCAATTTTCTGAAAAAGCTCCATTCATGGCATTAACACGAATGATCAGGAGATGTTCTCCTTCGCTGATACCATTGGATGCAAAATTGGAAGTTTTCCTTTCACCTACATGGGTTTCTCGATTTGTTCTAATCATAAGGGGAAAAAAACTTGGAAAAATGTCATTAAGAGGTTTCGCAAGAAGTTATAGGATGGGACAAGAGAGCTTTGTCATTCGGAGGTAGAACCATTCTCTTGAATTCAGTCCTGCCACCTTTACCGCTTTACTACTTTTCTCTCTTCAAAGTCCTGATGTGAGTCATCAAAACCTTGACAAGAATGCAGCGTGATTTCTTTTGGGAAGAGGGAAGGAAAATAGTAAAAAAGATTGCTTGGGTTAGTTGGGATAGAGTGTGTTGTAGTAAATCTGATGGTGGTGGCCTTGGGGTTAGAGAtttaaaagtttttatttgactTTTCTTTGGAAATGGTTCTAGAGAATCACTTATAATTAAAATGCTCTTTATGTGGGGTAGGTCCTTAGATCTAAATATGGGATATTATCTTTTGGTTTTAGAGATCGGACTAATATTAATTTGGTTTCTATTTGGTGGAGAGATCTGAAAAATCTTTTAAAAGGGGTGGAgggatttttttttaccaaaacaTATATTTTTCATTAGGTAATAAGTTGTCTATTTTGTTTTGGGATGATCCGTGGTTTGAGGGTTGGGGGGCTTctttttaaaactaaattctGGAATCTGTATTGTGTATCTTCTCAAAAAGGTTTTAAGGTTGGGGAGATGGGTGCTGTCAGAGAGGGAGAatgcatttggaattttgaatGGGAAAGAGATTTTAACTTCTTTGAATTTGTGAATTTGTGGTCTTTACAGCAAGACCTTTCCTTGTCAATCCATGGATGAATCTTTCTTGTGGAATGGCTCAAGCTCCAGAAACTTCTCAATAAAAGAGATGTATTCATTCGCTCACAAAGCTCTCTTCTTCATGGACAACACCTCAGCTACCTTCAAGGACATTTGGTTAAAATGCATCCCTTGCAAAGTCTTCTCCTTTGTGTGGAAAGCTCTTCAAGACATAATACCAACACGAGACAATTTGTTGAAGAGAGGAATTTTGCTCAAGAATGGCGATCATAACTACCTAATTTGTTATTCTCCATTGGAGTCCACTGATCATGTCCTTCTATTGTGCTCCTTTTTTTTTACCTGGTACGTGTGAACGTGTTTCTGTAGTGGTCGAAAGTTTTCCATTTTTCTTCTTCGTTGACTTTGTACCATCTTCTACGAGGCTGTTGAGAAAGGCAGAAACAAGTTGTAGTGCAACATCATTTGGCAATGTGTTTGTTGGAAGATTTGGAAAGCCAGAAATAAAGGAATATTCAAATATGGAAGCCTTGATATTGCTAGCACGATAGATGGTATTATCATTTGTACGTGGAGATGGTTAAAGGCTTTCTTCTCCAATAGTTTTTGTTACTCGGCCCGAGAAGTGATTTTTGAATCCATTTAGCTGTTGTTCGTCGAAGTGATCATGAGCTCTCTTTCGACGATTGTTTATCTATTCTATTCACCATTTGTACGGATCTGAGTACCCTTTGTACTCCTTCTTGatctatatgtatatttattttagtattaatacataaaaatgcccactttgttaagttaaaattaaaaatgcctATATTTTATAAAAGCTTGATCTCATGCCGAAGTTTGAGTGCACTTCCTAATAAGCCcattgatgttgatgggttgTCATTGATTTTTGATAAAAGTCTTatacttttcttacacaagtacagttatgtaatattaaaaaaagtacaattgtgtaaaaaaaatataagaattGGTGCCAATTATTGTGTAAGAACCGTATAAAGTGTTGAATGGTAggtagaatttttatttatttaatgttggtaggtagtatttaatttcagacttttttattttaacttaattattaaactatagtgtaaaatcttgaattaatacattatttatgaaaaaagcTTAAATTAACACGGTTCGACTAGAAATTAAATTCTCTACAACTGGGTATAGGTTGCTGGCCGGCATGTTGAGCTTGCCGCCGGGCGGCAACCTCTGAATTTCCCAAAATTGAGGCAATCTATCTATTATACTAAATGAGAGTTGCATCCCAAAATTTTCCCGCCAAAAATGCATGCAAACTCATGCAGATACATGCTCAGTTGCTCTATTAATAATGACACAAAATATATCTGTAATTACAGTCCACTAACTTTTCACACACATGCAGTCCACTATCATAATTTCCCAAACAAAGTCATCATTTGCTTATTAAaataagtactccctctgtccgtcTCACTTTAATTGGCACACTtaccttttttgtttgtcccactttaattgacactttcctaaaatagtatgtggtacCTACTTTCTTCACTCACATAAACTAAGTGGACCCTAcatactttacactcttaaccctttattcttaatctccgtgcccaacttaaaagtgtcaattgaagtgggacggagggagtattatattatgttGTGAAGACTTATTTATTGCGGAACAACTTTGAAAATAGAGTTAGCTGACAATATACACGCATCTCAcactaaaaaaaaagaataaattaaataaacaaaagcaGAAAAAGTCCTTAGCCGCCTCTTGCCAGCCCAGCCCCaaaaaaagtttaaaatacACATAAAGCCCTATTTCATTTATATTTGTTGCAATTTAACTTTAAATACCAGCAACAAAGATGATGGAGCCTTTATTCTTCAGAAATCCTATGCATCTCTTGCTCTGCCCAATAAAAAGCAATGCAACCATCTCTTCAAATACCCCCCAATCCATATCCATATTCCAATTATAATACATCTgcaacaaaaaagaaagaaattgttGCATTCCTCACGTTTCCAGTAAGTTCAAAACAAATAGTTGATGTTCAAAACTATTACTTACATACATGTAATCTAACATTGAATATCATGCAGATTCAATGTTGAATCTCTACAATGGTATGGATATGGTTTCTCTTCAATGAGCTTCGCCCGTTAGCAATGTCGCCTGCAGTTAAAGCTAGGTTAAGAAGATGTTATGGCATGCCATCCTCCAAAAATGAGGAGTTAAATAGCTTTGAATGCATATTTCATGATATGGAGGTATGTATTAAATACATTATATAACTTATCTTTCATTTGCATGCCTTATTATGTAGTATCTTGaaaagaaaactgaaaaatgatTCGAGTACATCATGTTTGCTGAAATTGAAGTCTGTAGTACCACTAATAGCGATGTGGTTATAATGTTTCATGTACCTCAAAATGAACATGACAGGGATAGAGAATTATTCATTCTCCATAATATCTTCAAACTGAAAATTAAAGTCTGTAACAGTATGTagtattttaaaaagaaaactgaaaaatgatTCGAGTGCATCATATTTGCTGAAATTGAAGCCTGTAGTACCACTAATAGCGATGTGGTTATAATATTTCATGTACCTCAAAATGAACAGAGATAGGGATAGAGAATTATTCATTCTCCATAGTATACTGAAAATTAAAGCCTGTAACAATCTTGAAACCGAAAATTAAAGTCTGTAACAGTATGTAgtattttgaaaagaaaaactaaaaaatgatTTGAGTACATCATATTTGCTGAAATTGAAGTCAGTAGTACCACTAATAGAGATgcaattatattattttatgtacCTCAAAATGAACAGGGATAGGGATAGAGAATTATATTataatcaacatatatattaactTATGTTTGACAGTAACATTATGTAGTATGGAGAAAGAAAACTGAAAATTGATAATAAAgcattttataatattttgtaatgaattgtactccctccgtccgccaaaaatGGGACACTTTagttgggcacgagatttaataaaattggtaatgattttgatgtagtggagaaaaggtcTCACGACTTTATGAGatatgtggttgagattgaatttggagtgagtttttttgtaaataaagagtgtttgtaaggttaaaagattaaagtggatggtgggatcatttccttaaaaggaaaatggtacactctttgcggacgcccgatatagtaattgtgccccacttttggcggacggaggagGTACTTATTATAATGAAATACTTATTACTTACTTTATAATGAAATGCTACAGGGAACTAAGTATCATTTTACAGCACCAAAATTTATAGCATCCAAGTTCACCTCTAAGTTTCAAGAGGGTGAACATTATGCTATGCGAAACTTTGGGATTACACATAATATATCAAAGTATAGAGTCACTTCACATAAGTACAAAGCTACTTTTTATGGAAACACTGAGGTGCGAGTTGAAACTAATAAAAGTTTTCCTAAACTCATCTATATGTTCGAATCCTTTGATGAGATTCAAGCCATCGAAAACATTACGGAAGCTATTCCAATTGGTAATTATAAAaaagttttatatttttctcatgtatttctatttttacTCCCAACAATTTATTAGAAAAATGATGCATGCAGATGTGATTGGCAGAATTACTTTGAATCCTAATCCACAGAAAATCACAATACGAGATGGAAAAGACAAAAAACTCTTAGATCTCATTTTAGAAGATACCGAGTGAGTTATCCTgtacatattttatttacattaatAAAACTTTTGTGTTTTCCTTAAATGTACTATTGTTTGAAGTGGAAAAAGAATTTCATGTACTCTATGGGATGATTATGTTGATTTATTCATGAAAAACTATGAAGAACGTGAATTGGATGCCAACATTATCATAATACAATTTTGTAGGCTGAGTATGTATCAAGgaaaatacaaattaaattttattttttgtactGAACTTTAACTTTATTGTTTCAGTTTCTAATTATTCTaatttatttgtaattattaaaagtaaattaactactccctccgtccgccaaaagtatggcacaattactatatttggcgtccgcaaaaagtattccactttcctttttaagccatggtcccaccatccacctttatattttatccttacaaacactctttatttacaaaaaacccaccccaaattcaatctcaaccacacatctcaaaaagtgatgggaccctttctccactacatcaacatcatcaccaattttattaatctccgtgcccggccaaagtgccatacttttggcggacggagggagtataatgttTCAAGTTTATGTTTGTAATTATAACTTGAAGGAGTATTTAATATCTAATCTattgtttaatatttaatatggtaggTGTTGTTAGAGTGCAGAATGGATATCGAGTTACAAAAAATTTGTTGAGTGATGATATACCCGAATTTAATaaattgcattaaaaactactgtaatttaaaaatattcaaatttaaaataattataattaattatcatttaaacttttttgaaaggaaaaaaatgacatctatttatttttttcaccaataaacgaaaacaaaatgaaaaagagTACGATGTGCAATATTAGAGATAAATGAGAGCAAACAAAAATTACCTTTGATACtttaaacttatttatttaattttttttataatatcaaattaaagatcttttcataATCTTTAAATTAACATTcatattaagtattttttatgaatcaaaattaatgatttttcgAAAAGAAATAAGATAGGAAAAAGAAGATATAAAATTTGGAGGGAAAaatatgaggagagagaaaaattggaggtaaaaaactcctcttttatactccctcccgTCCATGAAAGGACTTTCTATTatgagggagtgacacgagttttaagaaaaaaattgttgagtgtattgaggaGTGAAGagaaagttgttgagtgtattgagaatgaaaaaaaagtgttttaattagttttgagGGTGGTGAAAAGATAAAAACTAAGGGTAaatgagatatatataaattgtgGGGTATAGTCCCAAAAAGGTAGGaaattcttttgtggacgtcccaaaaagaaaaagtagaaaattctt is a window encoding:
- the LOC130997208 gene encoding uncharacterized protein LOC130997208; translation: MASRTMDTTMRDMCTVIFKLSAKDSPLVSDMEKLLASSKDGDLYLKKNELLRWIDFAQTFFNNPAGNVELKALEDLNEELITKSVLLGNGLKPSVADVYVYATSHSCVKRLSSSDRERMPHLLRWVDYIQNQEDIQPILDKIVVEKAGFVPPVSKPIKKVEDSKQEPKEAGKSETVSKGKKIADTKKIEESQTSEAKKKLPEKVVEKKDEELSVSLLKIQIGHIRKAWKHPSADSLLVEEIDVGEAKCRQVVSGLAKFCTPEELTNRRVVLITNVKPGKLRDVMSEGLVLCASSSDHTVVEPLIAPDGAKVGECVTFSGIDGKPEEVLNPKKKQLDKITPNLFTDEKGIAKFKGIPFMTSSGPCSSSIPNGSIK